ACGCCTTGGCATTTCCCCACGGCTTGACTGAGCCGCCGTTGCGAAACTCCTGCCCGTGCCCTTTCTCCTGCCCGATAACCATGACCGGCTGGTGGACAACCTTCTGCCCTACCCTGCGGGTGATGTAGGCTTGAGCAATGAGCATGGAAGGATCGATACTGAACTCGCCCAGCCCCCCCAGTTCGGTGTAGTTGTCGTAAACATTTTCCAGAATATCGGTCAGGCAGATACGCTGCGGATGACGCACAATGCGCACCCGGTCCATGGCGGTCAGCTCTTTTTCCAGTTTGGATTCAAGAAAAGAAAAAAGATCCTCAAGACGGGCCAGCCTGCTCAGGGAATCTTTAGTGGAAATGGTCCCGCGCAACTCACGAAACTCAGTCAGTTCGGAACTGAGCATGCTGATATTGGCATTTTCCAGATTCCCGAAAATGTCCTTGATATAGTTGAGCCGCTCCGCAAGAGCGTTGATGCGCTTATCAATATTCATACTAAAATTCCAGCAGACCGGAAGTCTTATCAATCAGATAGGAAATATTGGACTCAAGCTTCCTGCCCGCACGGTCCTGCCCCTGCAATACCAGTCCGTTCAAAAATTCCACACCGCGCTGTTTAGCCTCTGTCAGATTGCCCCCGCGCACAATTGCCAGCGCAAGGTTGGGATCAAATTCTGTAGGGATCTCATAAGACCGGTCAGTGGGAACCTGTGTGTAAACTTCCAGCCAGCTCTGGTCCTGCCAGCCGAAGTCTTCAATTTTGCCCACCCACGGAGCAAAATCATTATCCGGATTCTCGGCAATAATGCGGTACTCGATAGCGACACCGGACAGCTCAACATCGCTCTGATTATAATTGATGGCATCGCCGAGTCCAAGACGGACCTGCTCACGCACGATGTTCACGTTTCGCTCATCCTTGATGGCTGAGATGGCCGCAGAAACCCCGTTTTCAACCTGAATACGGGTGTTGACCTCCATGAGGAACGGCTCCCCGCGAGGGGTGACTATCCATTCCCATGTGCCCACATTATCGTAATTAACAGCCCGGGCCATAGACAGGGAATGTTCGGTAATGCTCTCCAGTACTTCGGAAGCATTGAAAATATAATGGATTTCGTCCGGCGCGAAACCGGGCGCAACTTCGATCCGTTTCTGGTTTCCGCTGCTTTGCACCGAACAATTGCGGGTACCGAAATGAACATGCTTTTTACCGCTGCGTTCGCAGACCACCTGAACTTCCAGATGATTGAAGCCGTAGATACGCTGCTCTATGAGCACGCCTTCATCATTGAACTGACGCTTGGCGTAATTACGGATGCGGCGATAAACAGAACGGAATTCATCAGGATCATTGACTTCTTCAATGCCCATGCCCCCGCCCCCGGCGGAAGCTTTGACCATGATAGCCGGGGCTTGGAATCCCTGTTCCCGCTGAAATGCAAAAAGGCTGTCGGCAAGCTCGACAGCCTCAAGTTCATCATAAATAGGACTGTCGGACCCCGGAACAGTGGGGACGCCCAGACTGCGCGCAAGACGTTTGGTATTAATCTTGTCGCCCAGTTCCTGAATCACCCGCCACGAAGGCCCGATAAAAATAAGCGGTTTTTCGCGCCTGACCACCCGGCGCGCAAAAC
This genomic interval from Desulfovibrio sp. JC010 contains the following:
- a CDS encoding biotin carboxylase N-terminal domain-containing protein, producing MYKGEHKVLIANRGEIAIRIARACLELNQDFVCVYTEPDSESGHVRFARENGGEESLFRISSYRDANEIFSVADRSGATAIHPGYGFFAEDFRFARRVVRREKPLIFIGPSWRVIQELGDKINTKRLARSLGVPTVPGSDSPIYDELEAVELADSLFAFQREQGFQAPAIMVKASAGGGGMGIEEVNDPDEFRSVYRRIRNYAKRQFNDEGVLIEQRIYGFNHLEVQVVCERSGKKHVHFGTRNCSVQSSGNQKRIEVAPGFAPDEIHYIFNASEVLESITEHSLSMARAVNYDNVGTWEWIVTPRGEPFLMEVNTRIQVENGVSAAISAIKDERNVNIVREQVRLGLGDAINYNQSDVELSGVAIEYRIIAENPDNDFAPWVGKIEDFGWQDQSWLEVYTQVPTDRSYEIPTEFDPNLALAIVRGGNLTEAKQRGVEFLNGLVLQGQDRAGRKLESNISYLIDKTSGLLEF